CGATGGCAGGTTTCATTCCTTCCACCCAATTAAGGCTGTCAAAAATACGGTAGACGTCAATTCCGGCCGTTGCACTTTTTTCAACGAATTCACGGATTAGATTATCAGGGTAATTTTTATACCCGACAGCGTTGGAAGCTCTCAACAGCATTTGAAAAAGAACATTCGGGGCTTTTTCCCTGAGTTTCAGCAATCGCTCCCAAGGGTCTTCCTTTAAAAACCGGTAAGAGACATCATAAGTAGCGCCCCCCCACATTTCGAGCGAGAACAATTCTGGAAGCAGACGAGACGTTGGTTCTGCAATGGTTTCCAGATCCTTAGTCCGCACACGAGTAGCGAGTAATGACTGGTGGGCATCCCTGAACGTAGTATCTGTCAGCAAGACTCTTTTCTGCTCTTTGAGCCAACTGGCAAGGCCGTCAGGACCCCTCTCATCTAATATCTGTTTTGTCCCACTCGGCACTGTCTCTGAATGCTTCACTTCAGGTATTCTTGGTTTTGAAAAAGCTGGTTTCTTTCGACTTCCATACCCTTCAAAACCATTGATTGTACGATCAGCTATGTACGCTAACATTTTAGTTCCCCGGTCTTTACGCTTTGGAAAAACGAAAAGTTCAGGGGATCTGTCAATAAAAGTAGTATTGTACTCACCTGAAAGAAATTGCTTATTCTGAATAACATTTTCCAAGAACGGGATATTCGTTTTGATCCCGCGGATCCTAAATTCCTTCAAGTTACGAACCATTTTCTGAGCTGCTTGTTCAAAGCTGAGTGCCCAGGTTGACAACTTCACTAATAAGGAATCGTAATAAGGAGAAATGACCGCTCCCTGAAATCCGTTGCCGGCATCCAAACGAACTCCGAATCCGCCCCCTGTGCGATAAGCCATGATTTTTCCCGTATCAGGCATGAAATTGTTTAGAGGGTCTTCGGTTGTAACCCGGGATTGGATGGCATAGCCATGTGTGCTGATCTCATTCTGTTTCGGAATCGATATTTGCTTATCGTGAAGACTGCGGCCTTCTGCAATCAGGATTTGTGTTTGAACAATGTCTACTCCTGTGATCATCTCGGTAATGGTATGTTCCACTTGAACCCTTGGATTAACTTCAATAAAGTAAAATTCTTCCCCTGTAACAAGAAATTCAACTGTCCCTGCATTCACATAATCAATGTTTTTCATCAGATGAACTGCAGATTCACAAATTCTTTCTCTTAAATCTTCAGATAAGGAAACACTAGGGGCAATCTCCACGACTTTCTGGTGTCTTCTCTGAACAGAACAATCTCTTTCATATAAATGCACAATGTTTCCGTGAGTATCCCCGATAATTTGTACTTCAATATGTTTTGGTTCTTCAATTAACTTCTCCACATATACTTCTTCACTGCCAAATGCTGCCCTTGCTTCGGAACGGGCGCGGTCATAAGCTTCCTCTAAATTTTCAGGGCTGCGCACAATCCTCATGCCGCGACCTCCGCCACCCATTGCAGCTTTGATCATCAACGGGTAATGATGTTCGTCTCCAAACTTTTGGATTTCCTCGATACCGCTGACCGGCCCTCCGCTGCCAGGAATCACCGGAATGCCCGCTTCCACTGCTTGATGCCTTGCTTTTACTTTATCCCCGAACATATTTAAATGGTCACTTGTCGGTCCGATGAATACAATGCCTTCTTCCTCACAGCGTCTTGCAAAATGTATGTTTTCAGACAAAAATCCATAACCGGGGTGAATAGCGTCTACATCTACACTTTTGGCTATTTCGATGATTCCTTCAATATCCAAATAAGCATCGATCGGCTTTTTACCCTGTCCCACTAAATAGGCTTCATCCGCCTTATATCTATGATAGGACCCTGTATCCTCCTGAGAATAAACGGCCACCGTACGAATGTTTAATTCTGTGCATGCTCGGAAAACCCTAATGGCAATTTCGCCACGATTTGCTACGAGAACTTTACGAATGTTCTTTAATTCTGCCATGACCTCACTCCTTGTTTCATCATCTCTTCTTTTGTCAGTTTAGTAGTTTCATAACTTTCCTGTTCATTTGCTTTAACTTTTCTAGCAATATTATTGAGAATTCCAACCGAAAACATCATGATCAGCAAGGAAGATCCTCCATAACTTACAAAGGGTAATGTCACCCCTGTAATCGGGAGGAGACCGCTCATAGACCCGAGATTGATAAACGCCTGCACAGCAACCATTACCGAAATGCCTAAAGCAAGCAATGCTCCAAATGCATCCCGGCACTTCCATGATATGTAAAGGCCCCGGAGAACGATTAATCCAAGTAAGCCTATGGTGACAGCAACACCGATGAACCCAAGCTCTTCAGCAATTACTGCCATGATGAAATCCGTGTGTGGTTCAGGGAGGTACCCAAGCTTTTGAACACCCTGCCCTATTCCTTCCCCAAAAATTCCTCCTGTACCAATCGCAACATAGGATTGAATAAGGTGATAACCTTCCGCATCAGGAGCCTGAAATGGCTGATAAGCACCTGAAAACCTTTCCAGCCTCTCAGGAGTAACCATTTGAGTACCACCGATTACTAAAATCCCTAACGTTACTCCGACCAAAAGTAAAATATGCCTCCAGTGGATGCCGGAGCTGATGATAATAAAACTGGCGATAAAACCGATGACAGCAGCTGAACCAATGTCGGGCTGCAAAACGATTAAACCGAGAATAAAACTAGTTAGAATCAGCGGCGGGAGCACGGCACGATTAAAATTTCCAATATATTTTTGTTTTTTAGCATAGACAGCGGCTAAATAAATAATCAGCCCTATCTTGACAAACTCTGCAGGCTGAAATTTCATAAACTTGAGATCGTACCACGAAGTGGCATTATTCACATTTTCACCAAATACAAATAGTCCGGCAAGCAGCACAACCATTAATAAAACGCTTAGTTTTGCAAGTCTCTGCCAATGACGGTAGGGAATAATCGAAGCTCCAAACATTAAGAGTAAGCCTATGGTGAGCCATTGAAGCTGTTTGATTAAAAAAAAGTCGCTGCTCACACCATACCTGATCGGAGCGTAGACCATACTTGCGCTGTAAATCATGACTGTTCCAAATGCAACCAATGCTAATGGTGCAAATAACAAAGTAAAGTCGAAGGTTTTTAATTTTTTTACCATTTCCTCATCCCTACTCCTTTTGTTTTCTCTTTGCATTACAATATTCCTGCTTATCTGACAATTTAATTTCCTGGTACTTCTTAAACACGGCCATAGATAAACAAAAAAACTCAAATCACAACAAAGGTAGTCGTAATTTGAGTTTGTCCATCATGATTTTTGAGCAGCTTCATGTAAGACGTTTAATTGTTTTTCTAAGTTATCAAGGATACGCTTACCTTCTTCATCACTGATTAAATTCAAACGAACCGCAAAATGAATCTCTCGTGATAAACCGAACATTTGTGTATCTAAAACTTCCTCATATAAAGGACATTGAGGCATGGTTAAGTTGTCCATTTGTACTTTTATAAGCCGCAAAATTTTATCAGCGTCCGCTTTTAGAAGGGCATAGGCTTTTTCCCGATGATCCACAGCCACATCAGACAACATCAAAAATCCCCTCCATTTACAGTCTTTCTTCTTATCATATTATCGCCTCGGACAAAAAATTGCAACATCATAGAGGGGTTTCCACTAAAAAATTGAAAGATCGTAACGATTTGATAAAATTTCAAGCAGCTTTAACCCTACAACACTATTTCCTTTTTCATCAAGCGAAGGACCGTATACTCCAATCCCTCCAAACCCATTAACAGAACCAAGCACTGCCCCGGAAACTCCACTTTTAGCTGGAATGCCAACCTTAATCGCAAACGAACCAGAAGCGTCATACATCCCGCAAGTGACCATAAAAGTTTTGCAAATTCGAGCCAGATGCCTCGGCAGGATTCTCCTGCCAGTTTCTAAATCCTTCCCTTCATTCGCAAAAATGGCTCCAATCCTTGCTAAATGTTTGACATTGACTTCGATCGAGCATTGCTTTGTATAAGCGTCCAGCGTTTCCTCAACGCTTCCTGTCACAACTTTATGCTGTTTCATATAGAAAAGAAGCGCACGATTTAAAAAAGCAGTCTCAAATTCCGAAGATGCCACCTCTTTATTGTAAACAATGGAGTGATCTGCAGTCATGTCGTGAATCAAGCTGAGAAGCCTGCCTACCTTTTCTTCAGGAGTCTCTCCATGAATCATATGAGAAACCACGAGGGCACCAGCATTAATCATAGGGTTTAAAGGTTTGGAAGGACGGTGCTGTTCCAGCCGGTAGATCGAGTGAAACGGATCGCCGGAGGGTTCCATACCTACACGATTAAATACGTATTCTTCTCCATTATCTAATAAGGCAAGAGCCAGGGCAATCACCTTGGAAATGCTCTGAAGAGTAAAGCAAGTATCGGATTGTCCCGCGTGTACAACCTCGCCGTTCATAAAATAGATCGCCACCGCAAGCTCCTCTGGATCCTGCCTTCCTAGTACAGGAATGTAATCAGCTACCTTGCCATCCCGCGCAAAAGGCCTTACATTATCCAGCCAACCTTCCAATTCGTTTGCTGTGAGCTTTCTTTTCATTGTTACAAACCTCCTTTTAATGAAATCGAATTCAATTTTTGCTATAGTTTGAAAGGTAAGATCTTTTACTTCGAAAGGTGGTACCTGCATGATCGTGCAAATAAAAGGAAATGTGAAATACCCGATCACTCTTGATCCGACCATTTGGATATTTGATGATCGAAAGCGTACTTATGATGAAGTATTTAATAAAGCTGAAGCTCAAAAACAGGCCGAAGAAGAAAACGAGTTAAAACGAAAATCATTGCGATTCGACCGTGAAGTTTATCAGCAAAAGCTGAACCCCCCTGTAAATAAAAGTATTAACAGGTATGAAAAAGAAAGGATATTAAAGGATACTTTTCTTATGCCACTTAAGCCCTTTATTCATACTAGTGAACCTGATTCAAAAGTAGAAAAAGTTTATCTTGAGACAGACGAAGGACAGCTTGAACTGCAAACGGACGACCTGGCACAGGCACTCCTGCTCTTCTCAAGGGAAGGAAAACCCATAAAAGAACGAGGTCCCGTTCACCTCTACTTTGAAGACGGTTCAAACAAGCATGATCCCATCAAAGGGATAACTAAAATTATTTTTGAGTAAGGGAGACAGCTGCATAGGCTGTCTTCATTTTTTGAATTAGAACATTCCTATATCCGTTGAATAAAAACAAAAAAGGTACACACGCTAAAATAAAAAAGTGGTGTTCCTTTTGAAGAAATTAATGATGTTTCTATGCCTGGCTCTAATTCTTGCTGCGTGCCAGCAGCAGGCAGATGAAGAGTCTCTTTTACAGGAAAAACAAGGGAATTCGAAAGTTAGGTATGTGACAGATGCTGATCCAAGCAAATTGCCTAAGAAATCAAGGAAACAGCTTGCTCAGCACTTAGCAAAACTAGCTACTGACGTTCCTGATGTTCACGATGCAACAGCTGTCGTACTTGGAAAATACGTGGCTGTTGGGATTGACGTAGACAAAGATCTGGACCGCTCTCGCGTAGGTGTTATTAAATACTCCGTAGCCGAAGCGCTCCGTCATGACCCGTACGGAAAGCAAGCAGTAGTCATCGCTGACGCTGACGGTGTTGAACGGTTGAGAGGAATCGGTGAAAAAATGTCCAAAGGGCAGCCAATCAACGCTCTTACTGATGAACTGAGTCAGATTGTAGCAAGGTACATGCCGGAAGGTCCAATCAATGATCCACAGAATACGAACTCAAATAAAGAATCCGTGCCCGGCAAGCAAAAGAAACAGTTAGATAAAGTTGAAAAAAACCAATCCAAAGAGCAATAAAAAAAAAACAGCTAAATCCTGATCAGGATTTAGCTGTTACTTCTTTCTAAGATTTCCCGTTCTTTTTCCGTCAGTTCATTATAGTATTTAACCCCGAATTGGGAGCCCTCTGATACCATCTTTGCATTTTCTAAGTCGGACACTTCAGGTTTCCCCGCTTCCTGTATAGGCATGTCATCTTTAGAAGTGAAATTTGCCTGAATGGATTTTGCCTTATCCATAGCCATTTTCCGCTTATCCTCATCTTTCATCATATAAGCGATTGTTCCGCCAGCTACTGCACCTACTGCTGTAAAAATCCATCTTTTTCTCATATCATCACCCTTTCAATTTCTTCTTCCCTTGTTAAAGTTCCCATAAATGGATAAATTGAAACGTCTGCATACTCAAATTCCCAAGTCGTAATCCTAATGTAAAATGCGGAAAGCCCTATTGTATGATAGGATAGGTAATATAGTTTATAATGAGGTGAT
This Halobacillus salinarum DNA region includes the following protein-coding sequences:
- the pyc gene encoding pyruvate carboxylase — protein: MAELKNIRKVLVANRGEIAIRVFRACTELNIRTVAVYSQEDTGSYHRYKADEAYLVGQGKKPIDAYLDIEGIIEIAKSVDVDAIHPGYGFLSENIHFARRCEEEGIVFIGPTSDHLNMFGDKVKARHQAVEAGIPVIPGSGGPVSGIEEIQKFGDEHHYPLMIKAAMGGGGRGMRIVRSPENLEEAYDRARSEARAAFGSEEVYVEKLIEEPKHIEVQIIGDTHGNIVHLYERDCSVQRRHQKVVEIAPSVSLSEDLRERICESAVHLMKNIDYVNAGTVEFLVTGEEFYFIEVNPRVQVEHTITEMITGVDIVQTQILIAEGRSLHDKQISIPKQNEISTHGYAIQSRVTTEDPLNNFMPDTGKIMAYRTGGGFGVRLDAGNGFQGAVISPYYDSLLVKLSTWALSFEQAAQKMVRNLKEFRIRGIKTNIPFLENVIQNKQFLSGEYNTTFIDRSPELFVFPKRKDRGTKMLAYIADRTINGFEGYGSRKKPAFSKPRIPEVKHSETVPSGTKQILDERGPDGLASWLKEQKRVLLTDTTFRDAHQSLLATRVRTKDLETIAEPTSRLLPELFSLEMWGGATYDVSYRFLKEDPWERLLKLREKAPNVLFQMLLRASNAVGYKNYPDNLIREFVEKSATAGIDVYRIFDSLNWVEGMKPAIDAVRQNNKVAEAALCYTGDILDEARPKYDLTYYKKVAKELQDAGAHVLGIKDMAGLLKPEAAYQLIYTLKEAIDIPIHLHTHDTSGNGIFTYARAIEAGVDVVDVASGAMAGLTSQPSASSLYYALDGSERQPHINVNHYEQLGHYWEDTRKYYHDFESGMMAPHSEIYEHEMPGGQYSNLQQQAKAVGLGNRWDEVKKMYRRVNDMFGDIVKVTPSSKVVGDMALFMVQNELNEDEVYEKGDSLAFPDSVVEFFQGYLGQPYQGFPSELQRIILKGREPIQVRPGELLDPVDFKALKETLFHQLDRQVTSFDMISYALYPKVFMEYQKFTEQFGNMSVLDTPTFFYGMRLGEEIEVEIEQGKTLIVKLVSIGEAQLDGTRTVYFELNGQPREVVIRDENVKATVQERPKADKTNNKHIGASMPGTVIKVISEKGESVKKGDHLMITEAMKMETTVQAPFDGVIKEIYVKNNEAIHVGDLLIEFE
- the ftsW gene encoding putative lipid II flippase FtsW, which gives rise to MVKKLKTFDFTLLFAPLALVAFGTVMIYSASMVYAPIRYGVSSDFFLIKQLQWLTIGLLLMFGASIIPYRHWQRLAKLSVLLMVVLLAGLFVFGENVNNATSWYDLKFMKFQPAEFVKIGLIIYLAAVYAKKQKYIGNFNRAVLPPLILTSFILGLIVLQPDIGSAAVIGFIASFIIISSGIHWRHILLLVGVTLGILVIGGTQMVTPERLERFSGAYQPFQAPDAEGYHLIQSYVAIGTGGIFGEGIGQGVQKLGYLPEPHTDFIMAVIAEELGFIGVAVTIGLLGLIVLRGLYISWKCRDAFGALLALGISVMVAVQAFINLGSMSGLLPITGVTLPFVSYGGSSLLIMMFSVGILNNIARKVKANEQESYETTKLTKEEMMKQGVRSWQN
- a CDS encoding YhcN/YlaJ family sporulation lipoprotein; amino-acid sequence: MKKLMMFLCLALILAACQQQADEESLLQEKQGNSKVRYVTDADPSKLPKKSRKQLAQHLAKLATDVPDVHDATAVVLGKYVAVGIDVDKDLDRSRVGVIKYSVAEALRHDPYGKQAVVIADADGVERLRGIGEKMSKGQPINALTDELSQIVARYMPEGPINDPQNTNSNKESVPGKQKKQLDKVEKNQSKEQ
- the glsA gene encoding glutaminase A, which translates into the protein MKRKLTANELEGWLDNVRPFARDGKVADYIPVLGRQDPEELAVAIYFMNGEVVHAGQSDTCFTLQSISKVIALALALLDNGEEYVFNRVGMEPSGDPFHSIYRLEQHRPSKPLNPMINAGALVVSHMIHGETPEEKVGRLLSLIHDMTADHSIVYNKEVASSEFETAFLNRALLFYMKQHKVVTGSVEETLDAYTKQCSIEVNVKHLARIGAIFANEGKDLETGRRILPRHLARICKTFMVTCGMYDASGSFAIKVGIPAKSGVSGAVLGSVNGFGGIGVYGPSLDEKGNSVVGLKLLEILSNRYDLSIF
- a CDS encoding YlaN family protein, yielding MLSDVAVDHREKAYALLKADADKILRLIKVQMDNLTMPQCPLYEEVLDTQMFGLSREIHFAVRLNLISDEEGKRILDNLEKQLNVLHEAAQKS